From a single Sporosarcina oncorhynchi genomic region:
- a CDS encoding TatD family hydrolase, with amino-acid sequence MYIDTHMHLNAEQYEEDAQEVIERALAAGVSTMIVVGFDTNTINKAMELAERYPFIYAVIGWHPVDAIDCTEEDLKWIESLAAHPKVVGIGETGLDYHWDKSPKDVQQKLFRKQIRLAQKVNLPIIIHNRDATADVVQILKEESAEKTGGIMHCYGGSVETANECIAMNFMISLGGPVTFKNAKMPKKVAKEISLDYLLIETDSPYLAPHPHRGKRNEPALVTLVAEEIALLKGIQVEEVAKRTTENALKIFRIPEST; translated from the coding sequence ATGTATATTGATACACATATGCACTTGAATGCAGAGCAATATGAAGAGGACGCCCAGGAAGTTATTGAGCGTGCCCTCGCAGCAGGTGTCTCAACAATGATTGTTGTTGGATTTGATACGAACACTATAAATAAGGCAATGGAACTGGCGGAACGCTACCCATTCATCTATGCAGTCATTGGCTGGCATCCAGTGGATGCAATCGATTGTACGGAAGAAGACCTCAAATGGATAGAATCACTCGCAGCGCACCCGAAAGTAGTGGGGATCGGTGAGACGGGCCTAGACTATCATTGGGACAAATCTCCGAAAGATGTCCAGCAGAAATTGTTCAGGAAACAAATACGCTTGGCTCAGAAAGTCAATCTGCCAATCATCATCCATAACCGAGATGCTACAGCCGATGTTGTACAAATTCTAAAAGAAGAAAGTGCCGAAAAAACCGGTGGCATCATGCATTGTTACGGCGGCAGCGTGGAAACCGCGAACGAATGCATCGCTATGAACTTCATGATTTCGCTAGGGGGTCCAGTAACTTTCAAGAATGCCAAAATGCCTAAGAAAGTTGCGAAAGAAATTTCGCTGGATTATTTATTGATTGAAACAGATTCGCCTTATTTAGCACCACATCCTCATCGCGGTAAAAGGAATGAGCCCGCTCTTGTTACATTAGTAGCTGAAGAAATAGCTTTGTTAAAAGGAATACAGGTTGAAGAAGTGGCAAAAAGGACAACAGAAAACGCCTTGAAAATTTTCCGTATTCCGGAGAGTACATAA
- a CDS encoding tRNA1(Val) (adenine(37)-N6)-methyltransferase, with translation MKNLLKDDERLDYLLAEELRIIQSPSVFSFSLDAVLLAKFAYVPKRSGKIVDLCAGNGAVPLFLSARTKADITAVELQERLADMANRSVSYNGLEEQIRIIQGDVIGIASEIGYDQYDTVTCNPPYFPANEASERNLKEHLAIARHEIHLTLEQAVRSASELLKQGGKAAFVHRPSRLLDIVTAMRKNRLEPKRIQFVYPKEGKEANTLLIEAIKDGKPDLKILPPLYVYGDDGKYTEEVRLLLYGQAE, from the coding sequence ATGAAAAATTTATTGAAAGACGATGAACGGCTCGATTATCTATTGGCAGAAGAGTTACGGATTATCCAAAGTCCTTCTGTCTTTTCCTTTTCTTTGGATGCTGTTCTGCTTGCCAAATTTGCATATGTACCGAAGCGCTCAGGAAAGATTGTAGACTTATGTGCAGGCAATGGAGCGGTGCCTCTATTTTTGAGTGCCCGCACAAAGGCGGATATTACAGCGGTTGAGTTGCAGGAACGATTGGCGGATATGGCAAACCGCAGCGTCAGCTATAATGGATTGGAAGAACAGATTCGAATTATCCAAGGTGATGTCATCGGTATTGCTTCTGAAATCGGGTATGACCAATACGATACAGTGACATGTAATCCCCCATACTTTCCTGCAAATGAAGCAAGTGAACGGAATTTAAAAGAACATCTGGCCATTGCTAGACATGAAATTCATCTGACACTTGAACAGGCCGTCCGTTCCGCAAGCGAGCTGTTAAAACAGGGAGGGAAGGCTGCGTTTGTTCATCGTCCAAGTAGACTGCTTGATATCGTCACGGCGATGCGCAAAAATCGGCTAGAGCCGAAGCGTATCCAGTTTGTTTATCCTAAAGAGGGCAAAGAAGCAAATACACTGCTCATTGAAGCGATTAAAGACGGTAAACCCGATCTGAAAATCCTTCCCCCTTTGTATGTCTATGGAGATGACGGCAAGTATACAGAAGAAGTGAGGCTCCTTCTATATGGACAAGCGGAATAA
- a CDS encoding YaaR family protein, which produces MKVNGEYRTGLDNLRNDPLKSVQGNARFGQLVTKSEEKLHGEQITRLLGDISTAGDRLARSRNLRDMAKFKMLVRRFLQESVESGLGLKQSHTWNQYGEGRRLKIVTTIDEKLIELAEALLDDERTSVELLGKIGEIKGLLINLYM; this is translated from the coding sequence ATGAAAGTAAATGGAGAATACCGGACTGGGCTGGACAACTTGCGGAATGATCCGCTTAAATCAGTGCAAGGAAACGCCCGGTTCGGACAACTGGTTACTAAGTCAGAGGAAAAGTTGCACGGTGAACAGATTACTAGGTTACTTGGAGATATATCAACGGCGGGAGACCGTCTTGCACGTTCCCGGAACTTACGGGATATGGCGAAATTCAAGATGCTTGTTCGACGTTTTTTACAAGAATCTGTAGAATCGGGATTGGGATTAAAACAATCTCATACATGGAACCAATACGGCGAAGGACGCCGATTGAAAATTGTTACGACAATAGATGAAAAACTCATTGAATTGGCTGAAGCATTGCTGGATGATGAGCGAACGTCTGTTGAATTACTTGGGAAAATAGGAGAAATCAAAGGACTTCTCATTAATCTATATATGTAA
- the tmk gene encoding dTMP kinase: MQKGLFITFEGPEGAGKTTVIAEIDKRLENIGMETVLTREPGGIRISEKIRSIILDNAHQEMDGRTEALLYAAARRQHLVEKIIPALEAGKIVLCDRFVDSSLAYQGHARGLGMDEVMSINEFAIEDMMPDLTIFFDITPEEGLSRIEANAGREQNRLDNETLQFHQNVYEGYEIVQKRYADRIVKTDASKPLSEVTENVWKLISSRLMSEGI; this comes from the coding sequence ATGCAAAAAGGATTATTTATTACATTTGAAGGGCCTGAAGGGGCAGGGAAAACAACGGTCATTGCCGAAATAGATAAGAGATTGGAAAATATCGGAATGGAGACCGTCCTCACCCGTGAACCGGGGGGAATCCGTATTTCCGAAAAAATCCGTTCTATTATTCTTGACAATGCGCATCAGGAGATGGATGGCAGGACAGAGGCGCTCCTGTATGCGGCAGCTAGGCGGCAACATCTCGTAGAGAAGATTATTCCTGCGCTAGAGGCAGGGAAAATTGTCCTCTGTGACCGTTTTGTGGATAGTTCCCTTGCCTATCAAGGTCATGCAAGAGGACTTGGCATGGACGAAGTGATGTCCATTAATGAATTTGCCATCGAAGACATGATGCCCGACTTGACGATTTTCTTCGATATCACACCCGAAGAGGGATTGAGCAGGATTGAAGCAAATGCAGGGCGGGAGCAAAATCGACTGGATAATGAGACATTGCAGTTCCATCAGAATGTGTACGAAGGATATGAAATCGTACAAAAGCGATACGCAGATCGCATTGTCAAAACGGACGCCTCCAAACCATTATCTGAAGTAACTGAAAATGTTTGGAAATTAATAAGTTCCCGACTCATGTCTGAAGGGATTTAG
- a CDS encoding cyclic-di-AMP receptor gives MKLIVAVVQDQDSNRLSAALTKNDFRATKLASTGGFLRSGNTTFLIGTDDSLIPKALELIRENCRSRDQMVAPVSPMGGNADSYIPYPVEVEVGGATVFVLPIEQFHHF, from the coding sequence GTGAAATTGATAGTGGCAGTTGTACAGGACCAAGACAGCAACCGATTATCGGCGGCTTTGACGAAAAATGATTTCCGTGCTACAAAATTAGCCAGTACTGGTGGATTTTTGCGTTCGGGTAATACGACATTCCTAATTGGTACGGATGACAGTCTCATCCCGAAGGCTTTGGAATTGATTCGTGAAAATTGTCGGTCACGGGATCAGATGGTGGCTCCTGTTTCGCCAATGGGCGGCAATGCCGACTCTTACATCCCTTATCCGGTTGAAGTGGAAGTAGGCGGGGCAACAGTGTTTGTATTGCCTATTGAACAGTTTCATCATTTTTGA
- a CDS encoding AbrB/MazE/SpoVT family DNA-binding domain-containing protein, producing MKSTGIVRKVDELGRVVIPIELRRTLGIEQKDALEIYVDDDKIILKKYMPNMTCSITGEVSDDNLRLIDGKLILSPEGAKQLIKEIEDKIL from the coding sequence ATGAAATCCACAGGAATCGTAAGAAAAGTAGACGAACTCGGACGTGTAGTTATTCCAATCGAGTTGCGCCGTACACTTGGAATTGAACAGAAGGATGCTTTGGAAATCTATGTCGATGATGACAAGATCATCTTAAAAAAGTATATGCCTAACATGACTTGTTCGATAACAGGAGAAGTATCCGATGACAACTTGCGTTTGATCGATGGAAAGCTGATTCTGAGTCCTGAAGGTGCAAAACAATTGATTAAAGAGATTGAAGATAAGATTCTCTAA
- the yabA gene encoding DNA replication initiation control protein YabA gives MKEGNFLDRVMEFEQQLEMMHEQFRELIGFVAKMTEENHSLQLENQHLRTRLEELSEKVQVIEEQVPLEKPRKMDIGEGVDNLARIYNEGYHVCNVHYGSSRKGEDCLFCLSFLSKQNS, from the coding sequence TTGAAAGAAGGGAACTTTCTCGATAGAGTGATGGAATTTGAGCAGCAGCTCGAAATGATGCATGAACAATTCCGGGAACTCATTGGATTTGTCGCAAAGATGACGGAAGAGAACCACTCACTTCAACTCGAAAACCAACATCTGCGGACACGGCTCGAAGAATTAAGTGAAAAGGTTCAAGTGATCGAAGAACAAGTACCACTTGAGAAGCCGCGTAAAATGGATATCGGTGAAGGTGTGGACAATCTTGCACGAATCTATAACGAAGGATATCACGTCTGTAATGTCCATTACGGCAGCAGCCGTAAAGGTGAGGATTGTCTATTCTGCCTGTCCTTCCTAAGTAAACAAAATTCTTGA
- the holB gene encoding DNA polymerase III subunit delta': MATAIKQRQKAVVERLEATFLNNRIGHAYLFDGETGTGKEEAAIHFAKLLLCEQPDNAVPCETCHACRRIDSQNHPNVTRIEPDGQDIKKEQMSSLIMQMTKKGYEPGRKIYMIARADRMNIAAANTLLKFLEEPEGEVTAILMTNSYHSILPTIQSRCQRISFLPPRREEMIAKLVESGVTPTMAATVTMMTADNEKAKELAENDQFALTRKTVLKLIEASDRNVNEALIFIQTDWSPALKEKEDMERGLDLLLYAFRDIVAMKAGLQAELTFPDQQQNFRALSMKMTYNRLSDNMEAVLQAKKKMYANMNRTLLMEQLVLNLQEGLMLV; this comes from the coding sequence ATGGCTACTGCAATCAAACAGCGGCAAAAGGCAGTCGTTGAAAGACTGGAAGCGACTTTCCTGAATAACCGGATTGGCCATGCCTACCTTTTCGATGGCGAAACAGGGACTGGAAAAGAGGAGGCAGCGATCCATTTCGCAAAGCTGTTGCTTTGTGAACAACCGGATAATGCTGTTCCATGTGAAACATGTCATGCGTGTAGACGAATTGATTCACAAAACCATCCAAACGTTACACGCATTGAACCGGACGGACAAGACATCAAAAAGGAACAGATGTCCTCTCTAATCATGCAAATGACGAAGAAAGGGTACGAACCGGGACGTAAAATCTATATGATAGCTAGGGCAGACCGCATGAACATTGCAGCGGCAAATACGCTGCTTAAGTTCCTGGAAGAACCAGAAGGCGAAGTTACGGCAATTCTAATGACGAATTCGTATCATTCCATTCTGCCCACAATCCAGTCACGCTGTCAGCGCATCAGCTTCCTACCGCCGCGTCGTGAAGAGATGATTGCTAAATTAGTTGAAAGTGGTGTTACACCAACAATGGCTGCGACTGTCACTATGATGACAGCTGATAACGAGAAGGCAAAAGAACTGGCTGAAAATGATCAATTTGCACTCACACGAAAGACAGTGTTAAAATTGATTGAAGCATCAGATCGCAATGTAAATGAAGCGCTTATTTTCATCCAAACCGACTGGTCACCGGCATTAAAAGAGAAGGAAGATATGGAACGTGGTCTCGATCTGCTGCTGTATGCCTTCCGCGACATCGTAGCGATGAAAGCGGGATTACAGGCGGAGCTTACATTTCCTGATCAGCAACAGAACTTCCGAGCTCTCTCAATGAAGATGACCTATAATAGATTGTCGGATAACATGGAAGCGGTTCTGCAAGCGAAGAAAAAAATGTACGCCAATATGAATCGTACACTTTTAATGGAACAACTGGTGCTCAATTTGCAGGAGGGGTTAATGCTTGTATAA
- a CDS encoding PSP1 domain-containing protein: MYKVVGVRFKKAGKIYYFDPLDNPLVVDDYVIVETARGIEYGKVASLVREVEEHDVVLPLKKIIRKAKIEDDTQVEENRLDAEQAFVKCAEKIKEHELDMKLVDVEYTFDRNKIVFYFTAEGRVDFRNLVKDLAAIFRTRIELRQIGVRDEAKMLGGIGPCGRMLCCSTFLGDFEPVSIKMAKDQNLSLNPSKISGLCGRLMCCLKYENDEYEKAKSLMPDMGERIQTPDGPGKVVGLNLLERVLQVSLKDQDQVLEYSWEELENAKNAVAQLTK, translated from the coding sequence TTGTATAAAGTTGTAGGTGTCCGCTTTAAGAAAGCGGGTAAAATATATTATTTCGATCCACTCGACAATCCACTAGTCGTCGATGATTATGTCATTGTAGAGACGGCAAGAGGGATCGAATATGGTAAAGTTGCGAGTCTCGTGAGGGAAGTCGAAGAACATGATGTTGTCTTGCCACTTAAGAAAATCATCCGTAAAGCTAAAATAGAAGATGATACACAAGTCGAAGAAAATCGTCTGGATGCTGAGCAGGCCTTTGTCAAATGTGCGGAAAAGATTAAAGAACATGAGTTGGATATGAAGCTCGTGGACGTGGAGTATACATTCGACCGCAACAAAATCGTCTTTTACTTCACAGCGGAAGGGCGAGTAGATTTCAGGAATCTCGTTAAGGATCTCGCTGCCATTTTCCGAACGCGAATTGAATTGCGTCAAATCGGCGTACGTGATGAAGCAAAAATGCTTGGAGGCATCGGACCTTGTGGAAGAATGCTGTGCTGTTCCACATTCCTAGGTGACTTTGAACCGGTGTCCATTAAGATGGCTAAGGATCAGAATCTATCATTGAATCCTTCCAAAATTTCCGGGTTATGCGGCCGACTCATGTGCTGTCTGAAATATGAAAACGATGAATATGAAAAGGCCAAATCACTAATGCCGGATATGGGTGAGCGAATACAAACGCCTGACGGTCCAGGTAAAGTAGTGGGACTGAATCTCCTTGAAAGAGTGTTACAAGTGAGTTTGAAAGATCAGGACCAAGTCTTGGAATATTCATGGGAAGAATTGGAGAACGCGAAGAATGCAGTTGCTCAATTGACGAAATGA
- the rnmV gene encoding ribonuclease M5 yields the protein MNIKEIIVVEGKSDTTAIKRATGADTIETNGSAIDGATLKRIRLAQDTRGVIVFTDPDYPGRRIRAIIEEQIPEVKHAFLHKSKTIAKNGQGLGIEHASDEDIRLALKAVYSTNGGDAEDIPLAFLLEQRLIGHPEAKKRRDRLSEHLQIGQVNGKGLKKRLEMFRIGNARLLEALMVLQEEDDNE from the coding sequence GTGAATATAAAAGAAATCATCGTTGTCGAAGGGAAGTCGGATACGACCGCCATCAAGCGGGCAACCGGTGCGGATACGATTGAAACGAACGGCTCCGCGATCGATGGAGCAACATTGAAACGAATCCGTCTAGCCCAGGATACGCGTGGGGTCATCGTATTCACAGATCCCGATTATCCTGGCAGAAGAATAAGAGCGATTATCGAAGAGCAGATTCCAGAAGTGAAACATGCGTTTCTGCATAAGTCCAAAACAATTGCAAAAAATGGACAAGGGCTAGGGATTGAACATGCAAGTGATGAAGATATCAGGCTTGCGCTTAAGGCGGTCTATTCAACGAATGGTGGAGATGCAGAAGACATTCCCTTAGCTTTCCTGTTGGAACAGAGGCTTATCGGGCATCCTGAAGCCAAAAAGCGACGGGACCGCCTCAGTGAACATTTACAGATTGGGCAAGTGAATGGAAAAGGGTTGAAAAAAAGACTTGAGATGTTCCGGATTGGCAACGCACGTCTACTGGAAGCATTAATGGTGCTGCAAGAGGAGGATGACAATGAATAA
- a CDS encoding ubiquitin-like domain-containing protein, producing MSKSTMENLFFRSLRSKQIGLTALAFALFVSIISLVLYEGNKKLVTLEVNNEKNELKTSAHTVGQLLSDQEIEVAEHDLVTPSVNTPIEEGLSVRWEQAKQVEIQVGQETLDVWTTERNVGKILAAADITLQEHDEVTPELDSDLEQDQSITVQQAFQLTLIDGGKEQQSWSTSTTVADFLKRENIQLNEHDKLNRKADGFVKPGSIVEVVRVEKVTDVVEEPTNFAVVTKNDAKLLKGHEKVVQEGKKGSVQREFEIVKENGKEVSRTLLSEKVIEEPQKKIVSVGSKVMVASATTSKKSVALSRGDSAAPTGGKEFYVTATAYTAHCNGCSGITATGINLRANPQLKVIAVDPSVIPLGSKVWVEGYGYAIAGDTGGAIKGMKIDLHVPTKSAAYQFGRRQVKLKVID from the coding sequence ATGTCAAAAAGCACCATGGAAAATCTGTTCTTTAGGTCATTGAGGAGTAAGCAAATAGGGTTGACGGCTTTAGCATTCGCACTATTTGTTTCAATCATTTCACTAGTCCTTTATGAGGGCAATAAGAAGTTGGTCACTCTAGAAGTGAACAATGAAAAAAATGAATTAAAAACATCAGCACATACAGTTGGGCAACTTTTATCCGATCAGGAAATCGAAGTTGCCGAGCACGATTTAGTAACACCCTCAGTGAACACACCTATCGAAGAAGGTTTATCGGTTAGGTGGGAACAGGCAAAACAAGTAGAGATTCAGGTTGGGCAAGAAACGTTGGACGTTTGGACTACGGAACGCAATGTAGGCAAAATTTTGGCTGCAGCGGACATTACACTTCAAGAACATGATGAAGTGACGCCTGAACTGGATTCGGATCTTGAGCAAGACCAAAGCATTACCGTTCAACAGGCCTTTCAATTAACACTGATCGACGGTGGAAAGGAACAACAGTCTTGGTCCACTTCGACTACGGTCGCTGACTTTTTAAAGAGAGAGAACATTCAACTGAATGAACACGACAAACTGAATCGAAAAGCTGACGGATTCGTCAAGCCAGGATCTATCGTTGAAGTCGTGCGGGTGGAAAAGGTCACCGATGTAGTGGAAGAACCGACAAACTTCGCAGTTGTTACAAAGAACGATGCCAAGTTGTTAAAAGGACATGAGAAAGTTGTCCAAGAAGGCAAGAAAGGTTCAGTACAACGTGAGTTTGAAATTGTAAAAGAGAATGGTAAAGAAGTGTCTCGAACGTTACTAAGCGAAAAAGTCATTGAGGAACCACAGAAGAAAATTGTTTCTGTCGGTTCAAAAGTTATGGTAGCAAGTGCAACGACAAGCAAGAAAAGTGTAGCCCTATCACGTGGGGATTCAGCTGCGCCTACTGGCGGAAAAGAGTTCTATGTTACAGCTACAGCTTATACAGCACACTGTAATGGGTGTTCCGGGATTACCGCGACAGGCATCAATCTGCGCGCAAATCCCCAATTGAAAGTCATTGCAGTCGATCCAAGTGTCATTCCGTTAGGATCGAAAGTATGGGTGGAAGGATATGGCTATGCAATTGCAGGAGATACAGGCGGAGCTATCAAAGGCATGAAGATTGATCTTCATGTGCCGACGAAGTCAGCGGCTTACCAATTCGGCAGACGACAAGTCAAATTGAAAGTCATCGACTGA
- the rsmI gene encoding 16S rRNA (cytidine(1402)-2'-O)-methyltransferase, producing MKSQKSAEANRAKLFLVGTPIGNLDDMTFRAVKVLMEADVIAAEDTRNTIKLCNHFEIKTPLISYHEHNLEKGGEKILSLLEEGKSVALVSDAGMPCISDPGLDISVKAIEEGYDVVPIPGANAAISALVASGLNTQPFSFFGFLPRQKKERHIELLELQKKQETLLFYEAPHRLKETLKAFTDVFGGDRRVVLARELTKRFEEFLRGTLEEAVAWVEANEIRGEFCIVIEGNSEVNEDALQNWWEDISIATHVELLMEKESISSKEAIKLVGLERGIPKRDVYQAYHISGNE from the coding sequence ATGAAATCCCAAAAGAGCGCTGAAGCAAATCGTGCGAAGTTGTTTCTCGTTGGCACGCCAATAGGAAATCTAGATGACATGACGTTTCGTGCAGTAAAAGTACTAATGGAAGCAGATGTGATCGCAGCCGAAGATACGAGAAATACGATTAAGCTCTGTAATCATTTTGAAATTAAGACGCCACTGATTAGTTACCATGAACATAATCTGGAAAAAGGTGGAGAAAAGATTCTTTCATTACTGGAGGAAGGAAAGAGTGTTGCGCTGGTCAGTGATGCAGGCATGCCGTGCATTTCAGATCCAGGTCTCGATATTTCCGTCAAAGCAATTGAAGAAGGGTACGATGTCGTACCGATCCCAGGAGCTAATGCTGCAATCAGTGCCCTTGTCGCTTCAGGACTTAACACACAGCCTTTCTCCTTCTTTGGATTTCTCCCAAGACAGAAGAAGGAACGGCATATAGAATTGCTTGAGCTCCAGAAAAAACAAGAGACGTTGTTGTTCTACGAAGCACCCCATCGGTTGAAAGAAACACTTAAGGCATTTACTGACGTGTTCGGTGGAGACCGTAGGGTTGTATTGGCGAGAGAATTGACGAAGCGATTCGAGGAATTCCTCCGGGGTACATTGGAAGAGGCAGTCGCCTGGGTAGAAGCAAATGAAATCAGGGGCGAGTTCTGTATTGTAATCGAAGGGAATTCCGAAGTAAATGAAGATGCGTTGCAAAACTGGTGGGAAGATATTAGTATAGCGACACATGTTGAGCTCTTAATGGAGAAAGAAAGTATTTCATCAAAAGAAGCCATCAAATTGGTTGGTTTGGAACGCGGAATTCCGAAAAGGGATGTCTATCAAGCGTATCATATTAGTGGAAATGAATAA
- a CDS encoding GIY-YIG nuclease family protein produces MDKRNNHFFYVLECGDGSYYAGYTNNLEKRVLTHNEGKGAKYTRAKLPVHCIYHEVYETKRAAMQAEYRFKQLTRQAKKLHMRKGKQTDEIPKER; encoded by the coding sequence ATGGACAAGCGGAATAACCACTTCTTCTACGTCCTTGAATGCGGTGACGGGTCATATTATGCCGGTTATACAAATAATTTGGAGAAGCGGGTTCTGACACATAATGAAGGAAAGGGTGCAAAGTACACACGAGCGAAATTGCCCGTACATTGCATTTACCATGAAGTGTATGAGACAAAACGGGCAGCCATGCAGGCGGAATATCGTTTCAAGCAGTTAACCCGGCAAGCGAAGAAACTTCATATGAGAAAGGGGAAACAGACTGATGAAATCCCAAAAGAGCGCTGA
- the metG gene encoding methionine--tRNA ligase codes for MTEQQKTFYITTPIYYPSGKFHIGTAYTTVASDAMARYKRLRGFDVHFLTGMDEHGQKIQEKAEEEGLPPQEYVDRIADVAIKLWKMMDISYDDLIRTTETRHKVAVEKIFKKFLENGDIYKGEYEGWKCVPCESYFTEAQLVDGNCPDCHRPVDRVAEESYFFNMKKYADRLLKFYEDNPTFIEPESRKNEMINNFIKPGLEDLSVSRMSFDWGIKVPGDPKHVIYVWVDALTNYITALGYGSDNDALFKQYWPADVHVVGKDIVRFHTIYWPIFLMALDIPLPKKVFAHGFIMMKDGKMSKSKGNVVYPEMLVERYGLDATRYFLLRELPFGQDGTFSPESFVERTNYDLANDLGNLLNRTVSMINKYFDGFIPTDGLDSTEYDATLREFVSNATSKYEAAMEKMQFSVVLSELWSIISRTNKYIDETSPWVLAKDEADKGKLASVMSHLAVALQQIAVLLQPFMTKSPIQIMEQLGLDESLLAWDTLNDFSVIPENSKVVAKGVPIFPRLDPEEEIIYIREQMAVTAPKEQEEDKPVEQVEEVDEITIDDFMKVDLRVATVTACDRIPKADKLLKLQVDLGYEQRQVVSGIAEYYEPEDLIGQKVIVVANLKPVKLRGELSQGMILAGSSEGILKLATVDQTLENGAKVK; via the coding sequence TTGACTGAACAGCAAAAAACATTTTACATTACGACCCCTATTTATTACCCAAGCGGTAAATTTCATATCGGCACGGCTTACACAACTGTAGCATCTGACGCGATGGCACGTTATAAACGTCTGCGTGGATTTGATGTGCACTTCCTTACGGGAATGGACGAGCATGGACAGAAAATCCAGGAAAAGGCCGAAGAAGAAGGGTTGCCTCCGCAGGAATACGTCGACAGGATTGCGGACGTCGCTATCAAACTTTGGAAGATGATGGACATTTCGTATGATGATCTGATTAGAACGACAGAAACACGGCATAAAGTCGCTGTAGAAAAGATTTTCAAAAAGTTCCTGGAAAATGGGGATATTTATAAAGGTGAATACGAAGGATGGAAGTGTGTGCCGTGTGAATCATACTTCACTGAAGCGCAACTTGTAGATGGCAACTGTCCAGACTGTCACCGTCCTGTAGACCGTGTTGCTGAAGAATCATACTTCTTCAATATGAAAAAATACGCAGATCGTCTATTAAAATTTTATGAAGACAATCCTACTTTCATCGAACCGGAATCGCGTAAAAATGAAATGATCAACAACTTTATCAAGCCTGGTCTTGAAGATCTGTCCGTTTCTCGTATGTCATTTGACTGGGGCATTAAAGTGCCTGGCGATCCGAAGCATGTTATCTATGTATGGGTCGATGCTTTAACGAACTATATTACAGCATTGGGTTACGGTTCCGACAATGACGCATTATTTAAGCAGTATTGGCCAGCAGACGTGCATGTTGTAGGCAAAGACATCGTTCGGTTCCATACCATTTACTGGCCAATCTTCTTGATGGCACTGGATATTCCGTTACCCAAGAAAGTTTTCGCACATGGTTTCATCATGATGAAAGATGGAAAAATGTCAAAATCAAAAGGCAATGTAGTCTATCCGGAAATGCTCGTTGAACGGTATGGTTTGGATGCAACACGTTATTTCCTGCTTCGTGAATTACCATTCGGGCAGGACGGGACATTCTCTCCAGAATCATTCGTGGAGCGCACAAATTATGATCTTGCCAATGATCTCGGTAATTTATTGAACCGTACTGTTTCGATGATCAATAAGTACTTTGACGGTTTCATTCCGACGGATGGACTGGATTCGACGGAATATGATGCAACGTTGCGTGAATTTGTCTCAAACGCCACGAGTAAATATGAAGCAGCCATGGAAAAGATGCAGTTTAGTGTCGTTTTATCCGAACTATGGTCCATCATTTCTCGTACAAACAAATATATTGATGAAACATCGCCTTGGGTTCTTGCAAAAGATGAAGCGGATAAAGGAAAACTGGCATCTGTCATGTCACATTTAGCTGTGGCATTGCAACAAATTGCTGTCCTGTTACAGCCGTTCATGACAAAGTCGCCAATTCAAATCATGGAACAGCTTGGCTTGGATGAATCGCTATTGGCGTGGGATACGCTCAATGACTTTTCGGTAATTCCAGAAAACTCCAAAGTGGTTGCAAAAGGAGTTCCCATTTTTCCGCGACTGGATCCCGAAGAAGAGATTATCTATATTCGCGAGCAAATGGCAGTGACTGCACCAAAAGAGCAAGAGGAAGACAAGCCTGTTGAGCAGGTTGAAGAAGTGGATGAAATCACAATCGATGACTTCATGAAAGTTGACTTGCGTGTAGCTACAGTCACGGCTTGTGACAGAATTCCAAAAGCAGACAAACTGTTGAAACTGCAAGTGGATCTTGGTTATGAGCAGCGCCAAGTCGTATCCGGCATTGCCGAATACTATGAACCAGAAGATCTTATTGGACAGAAAGTCATCGTCGTAGCGAACTTAAAACCCGTGAAGTTACGTGGAGAACTTTCACAAGGTATGATTCTCGCTGGTTCATCTGAAGGGATTTTGAAACTTGCAACTGTCGATCAGACGTTGGAAAACGGTGCGAAAGTGAAGTAA